From one Candidatus Cetobacterium colombiensis genomic stretch:
- a CDS encoding DUF2147 domain-containing protein, with translation MKKLFLLFTILFSTLTFSSEDNIQGKWITEKAKNGNQIIVEFYQVNNKYFGKINTLTIPVYEKGHKLEGQTKIDLANPDENLKNRPLVGINFVSDFTYNPKKDRFENGFIYNPENGKTYYCSISFKDPNTLIVKGSLDRSGLIGSKQIWKKIK, from the coding sequence ATGAAAAAACTTTTTTTATTATTTACTATTCTTTTCAGTACTCTAACTTTTTCAAGTGAAGATAATATTCAAGGAAAATGGATTACTGAAAAAGCAAAAAATGGAAATCAAATAATCGTTGAGTTTTATCAAGTTAATAATAAATACTTCGGTAAAATTAATACTCTAACTATCCCAGTATATGAGAAAGGACATAAATTAGAAGGACAAACTAAGATTGATTTAGCTAATCCTGATGAAAATTTAAAAAATAGACCTCTAGTGGGTATAAATTTCGTGAGTGATTTCACATATAATCCTAAAAAAGATAGGTTTGAAAATGGCTTTATATACAATCCAGAAAATGGTAAAACTTATTACTGTTCTATTTCTTTTAAAGACCCTAATACCCTAATTGTTAAAGGAAGTTTAGATAGATCTGGTCTTATAGGTTCAAAACAAATTTGGAAAAAAATAAAATAA
- a CDS encoding glutathione ABC transporter substrate-binding protein, which yields MKKKIFLLSTLAVFLGMNVEAQATKDTLIIAQGADAKILDPHATNDQPSSRVAGQIYDSLVKQDSKMNIIPGLAESWTQIDDTTTEFKLRKGVKFHNGEPLTADDVKFTLDRMKASPQVSHIIKAIDSVEVVDDSTVRIKTDKPFGALLSHLSHTAASILNREAVEKGGDSYGQKPVGTGPYKFVSWQAGDRISLQANPDYYLGKAPTEKVIFRSIVEGTNRTIGLETGEVDIAYDLEPVDKEMVKSLPTLDYVEEPSLSMAYIGFNVNKDSLKDKRVRQAISYALNVEDIIDVAYQGSGQKANSPIGPKVFGYNPNAKSYEYNPEKAKELLKEAGYEKGLKLKLWTNDNPTRRDIAVIAQDQLKQVGIDVTIETLEWGAYLDGTARGDHDMFILGWVSVTGDADYGLEPLFNSENKGGAGNRSFYSNPKVDELLTKAKNSTNPDERKAYYFEAQEIIQEEAPIFTIAYTTQNIGKQKTVEGFEMHPAGHHKVYGAYKTK from the coding sequence ATGAAGAAAAAAATATTTTTATTAAGTACTTTAGCGGTTTTTTTAGGAATGAATGTAGAGGCCCAAGCAACTAAGGATACTTTAATTATAGCTCAAGGAGCAGATGCAAAAATATTAGATCCACATGCAACTAATGACCAACCATCATCAAGGGTAGCTGGACAAATCTATGATTCTTTAGTTAAACAAGATTCTAAGATGAATATAATTCCAGGTTTAGCAGAAAGTTGGACTCAAATTGATGATACAACTACGGAATTTAAGTTAAGAAAAGGGGTTAAATTTCATAATGGTGAGCCATTAACGGCAGATGACGTAAAATTTACTTTAGATAGAATGAAAGCTTCACCTCAAGTTTCTCATATAATAAAAGCTATAGATTCAGTTGAAGTTGTTGATGATTCAACAGTTAGAATTAAAACGGATAAACCTTTTGGAGCACTGTTAAGCCACTTATCACACACAGCAGCTTCAATTTTAAATAGAGAAGCTGTAGAAAAAGGTGGAGATTCTTATGGTCAAAAGCCTGTAGGAACAGGACCTTATAAATTTGTAAGTTGGCAAGCAGGGGATAGAATATCACTTCAAGCTAATCCAGATTATTATCTAGGAAAAGCTCCAACAGAAAAAGTTATTTTTAGAAGTATTGTAGAGGGGACAAATAGAACAATTGGATTAGAAACTGGAGAAGTAGATATAGCTTATGATTTAGAGCCAGTAGATAAAGAAATGGTAAAATCTTTGCCAACTTTAGATTATGTAGAAGAGCCATCGTTATCAATGGCATACATAGGATTTAATGTGAATAAAGATAGTTTAAAAGATAAAAGAGTAAGACAAGCAATTTCGTATGCATTAAATGTTGAAGATATAATAGATGTAGCATATCAGGGTTCAGGACAAAAAGCAAATTCTCCTATTGGACCAAAAGTATTTGGATATAACCCTAATGCAAAATCGTATGAGTATAATCCTGAAAAAGCAAAGGAACTTTTAAAAGAAGCAGGATATGAAAAAGGATTAAAATTAAAATTATGGACTAATGATAATCCAACTAGAAGAGATATAGCTGTAATAGCTCAAGATCAATTAAAGCAAGTTGGAATAGATGTAACGATAGAAACTCTTGAATGGGGAGCGTATTTAGATGGTACTGCAAGAGGAGATCATGATATGTTTATATTAGGTTGGGTTTCTGTAACAGGTGATGCTGACTATGGATTAGAACCGTTATTTAATTCAGAAAATAAGGGTGGAGCAGGAAATAGATCATTCTACTCAAATCCAAAAGTTGACGAGTTGTTAACTAAGGCAAAAAATTCAACAAATCCAGATGAAAGAAAAGCTTATTATTTTGAAGCACAAGAAATAATTCAAGAAGAAGCAC